Sequence from the Nitrososphaerota archaeon genome:
TCACAGCCTACATAGTCGGGAACATCGTTTGGAGGTAACGAGCTTCTTTGCTGGATGCGAGGCTGCTCGCATCTTAAGAACGGTTCGCTAAGGGAAGTGGTTGGAAAAAGGAACTATTCGTAGATTCAAGAGCTTGTCAAACCCAACCCCTTTTGGAAAAACATCGTTTCAATAACGCGAAGCCACACACCCTCTATTATCCCCTGCGCATCAATAAAAACCAAAGAATAAGGAGAAAAAAGCAGAGGTAAATTCCCATTTGGTCGGTTAGGAAACAGTTCATTACCAATATTCTGTTTGGAGAATTGTTGTTATTTTGCCCCAGTCTGGGACCAGCCCGAATCCTTTGAAGTAGTAGCTGTGTTTTCTGGTCTTTAAGATTTTGAAACCTCCTCCCCATAGGGATATCATCGCTTGAAGGTTTCTTCTTACGCCTCTGTGGGCTCTGCCGAATCCTCTTTTCATAAGCTCATCTGCCACTTTGCTCAAATATTCGTTCTGCGTTTGGTGTTTTTTATCGCTATTTAACATGTTTATCTGAATATCCCAAATATATTTTAGTAAAAGCAAGTGTCTTCCGTTAATCAAATATGCTTTCGCCAGAGCGTTTCTAAATTCCTCTGAGTCCCAGCCGTAGGTATCACCTATAGATAAGATTCTTGTGCCTATAATAGTTGGTTTCCCATCTAAGCTCCATAGCCCACAGTGAAGAAAAGGTAGTCGATAGTTTAAGAACCATGAAGAAAATTTCAAACGTCTGCCTAGCCGTCTAGGCGTGCCATCGTTCGCGTATGTTTTTCCTTGCTGCATCAGCGTAAAGAAATCTTTGAACACCTTTTCCTTGATGTCATCTGGTTGGTTTCTCAATTCATAGGATCGTTTCAACATAAGATAAAATTCGTGTATTGACTCATCCATCCAGAATGCCCAGAAAACCTTCCCCACAGCTGCCTTCTTCTCTAACGGTCCTGCGGGTTGTGATGGGTATGGAACCAAGACCTTTAGCTGCCTTACATCAGTAGGTTCATATGCTATAACAGCTATCTTTAGTGGTAAACTGCGAACAATGCTGCTAATGTATTCGGCTATGTTGAAGTTTTCAGCGGTTTGTGGCAGAATCAGCGTTGAGTGGGAAAAGTGTGTTAGGTAGGCTACGGCTTGACCCAAACCTAGTAAATATTCTCGCCTAACTTGCTCTGGAGGTTTAAACTCAAAGCTGTAGGTCATTCCTCTTCTATCATCAAAAACGAAGTCTGGTTCTGGCCACTCCGATGAGGATGTGATGACTACTGTTGGCCTATATAATGTTCTCCACGGGTCCACACCCTTAAGGACCAGGTCTCTGATTGTACGAGCGATTTCAAATGCCATCTCATCATGCGAAAGGATGCTTGCAACTTCTCTGCTCGGAGCTGACTGTGTGCCCAATCTTTAGACCACTTCTTTCCTGAAGATTAGGCAATATTGATGGGCTCTGTTTCCTATCCAAACGTTATAGATGCCTAGTGGAAGAAGTGGTTTATCATCCTGTAACCAAATCTTCTCATCTTTAGGAACCCAAGCGTAGGGTTCTTCGCTTAAAATTTTAAGCGTATCAAAGGCAAGCGGATATAATCTCTCATTATAAAAGACGTTATTTGTTATAACCGTCAAATAACCACCGTTCTTCGTTACTTTGTAAACTTCGTTAAATATTTGCTTCAAGGCTTTTAAGAATTCGTTATAGTCATCGATATTGCCTATATCATTTGAGTCCTCGCTGTATTTAGTTTCAAAACCACGCTCCTTCCTTCCCTTTTGCCTAAGGTAATCTCTTTTTAGTTGATTCCAGTAAGGAGGGCTTGTAATACAATAATCTACAGGGGGGAAATTATTTTCCTTCCATATTTCGCTTAACCTTCTGGAATCACCGTGAATCACTTTTATGAGCAGTTTCTCTGGGGTCAACCCCATAGAACTTAGGAGAAACTCTGAGCCTTTTCTCTGGCTTAATAGGTTCTTAACTCTCATTTCCGCAATTTCAGCCCATTTTTTCACAACCTCAATACCTATACCAGATCTTTCACTTTCAATGCAAGCGATAAGCGTGCTACCCGTCCCCAAAAAAGGATCTAGAACCAGCTGGCCTCTTTTCGTGAAGAACTCAATGAACTCTTTCACAAGAGATTCAGGAAAAGCTGCTGGATGTAAGAGTTTGGCGTTTTCTCTTGGAGTATTCAGGAATAAACCACGTTTTGGTAAACTTGATCCACTCTTTACCACTTAATTCATTAAGTCTATTGACAATCTTCTTGTTCTGAACCGCTCTCATCACTTCTCTAACTTATTACCAGCAAGTTAGTAATTAAGTATTACTGCAGATAGAGGGCAAACAACGAGTAAGATAGTTTATGCCTACCATCATTTTTATATACCTCTTTGCTTCTGTGCTGAATTTGCAAGGTAAACAAGGCGGGACCGAGGGGACTTGAACCCCTGACCCCCAGCTCCGCAGGCTGGTGTCCTATCCAAGCTAGACGACGGCCCCGCACTTGTACAGATAGTAGATTCTGCTTTATAATTTGCTACCTCCCCCAGCTTCAACTAAGGCTTCTTCGATAAGTTGGGCTGCCTTCTCCCTACCTATATCAACTACGTATGGCCCTAGCCTAGGTCCGTGGTCTGATAAGATGAGTATCTGGTAGAGTCTCTTAAAGAGGGCTGGTGCTCTGAGATTGTTTCGCTTAGCCGCCTCAAAGACGCTGTTCTGTATCTGCTGGGCATCCTCTAACCTTCTTATGGCTTCCGCGACTTCAGCCAACGCCTTTCTCTCCTCTAAGCTCAGCTCGAGTTTAACTGGCTCGAACTTTACAAAGTCATCAGCCCAGTTGGATGCGAGAGCTATCTTCACTTTTAAGAGTTCATCAGCCTCCTTCACGAAGCCGTATGCTGCGAGCTTCTTCAGCACAAATTCAACTCTAGCCTCCCTAGGTGCTACAGCAGCGAGCTGAGTTAGAAGCCTGTATGGTACGTGTGTTGATGGTTTAGGAGGTGGTTTAAGGTGGTTCACATATTCGTAGAGCCCCCGCATCTTCCTCAACTCAGCTGGGTTATCGAGCTTCTTGACACCAAAGTATACATCTTCCAGCTGGTCGTATTCATCCATATAGTTTGGCACATCCTCTACAGATAGCGTCCTCGTCCCCACTATCCTCTTGTACATTAAGAGGAGGAGTGATTGAGGTGTACCGTATCTGAGCCACATCTGAGGTGTGAAAACATTCCCAACTGACTTGGAAATCTTCCTACCAGACTTATCTAAGAAGAGCTCGTATCTGATGTGATACGGGTGAGGATAGTTCAGAACAGTCTCTGAAACCCAGTCATTAACCTTAACCGAGTCAGCAATATCCTTACCGTACGCCTCAAACCTTATGTCTAATGCAGCCCATCTAGCAGCCATCTCACCCTTCCAACTTAACTTACCTCTACCCGCTAGAACATCCACCTCTCCCTCGTAGCCACAACCCTCGACCCACCGTCCAGCTATCTCAGCACCCCTACATCTATACGCAACCGCATGCCTCTCCTTATCATACGCATAGGCCTCAGCCACATAAAGCCTACCACACTTCGCGCAGAGAGGGTAGTAGGGCAGCACTTCCTCAAACTTCCTCTGCCCTATAGTCTCAGCAATATACTGCCCTATCATCTGAGCATTATTCAATATTTGTTGGATCTGGGCGTTCAAGAGACCCTTTCGATAAGCCTCAGCTCCGCTCTGAAACCTATATTCGATGCTCAACCTATCTAAGGCATCCAGCAGCATGCCACTCATATGCGCGCCATAAGAGTCGTGGCAGCCGAATGGATCTTGAATCAAGGCTACTGGTTTGCCTATCTCACTCTCAAGCCACTTGGGCAGCCCAGCAGGCACCTTGCGCAACCCGTCGAAGTCGTCTGAATAGGCTATTAACTCAGATCTGAAGCCTTGGTCCTCTAGAGCAAGCTTAACACCATACGCCCTAACAGCATCCCCAAGACTCCCTACGTGAGGTATGCCAGAGGCACCTAAACCACTCTCCACTCTAAGAAGCGTTAGAGGTCTCCCCAGCTGCTTCTCTCTCTCAATGATCTTATAGGCTACCTTATCGAGCCAGGTTCCGCGCCCTATTACGTCTCTCTTCATGTCGCTATCTTCTTACCACTTGCAACCTTAAAAAATATTTTCTATATACTACTCATTTTTTTACCGCTAACCATACAGTATTTAATAGGAATTGCACAGCGGTAAAGTAACCAATGAGATCGTAGTAAAGAAGGAGTTGGCCCCATCCATCAAGCTTATGGTAGTCTATAATCCACTGGTAGCGAGGAAGTTTAAGCCAGGGCAGTTTGTAATAGTGAGGGTGTGTGAGGAAGGAGAAAGAATACCCTTAACAATAGCGGATGCCGATGACGAAAGTATAACAATTGTGTTTCAAGAGGTGGGGAAGACCACTAAGATGCTCGGTCAACTGAATGTGGGAGATAGAATCCTAAATCTGCTGGGTCCGCTCGGGAGACCGACTCACATCGAGAACTATGGGCATGTTTGCTGCATAGGAGGGGGCGTAGGTGTAGCAGCACTATACCCAGTAGCAAAAGCTCTAAAGGAAGCGGGAAACAGAGTTACATCGATAATCGGCGCTAAAACGAAAGATCTTATAATATTTGAGGATGAGATGAGAAGGGTATCAGACGAACTATACATAACTACTGATGATGGATCAAAGGGTGAGAAAGGATTTGTGACCGATGTGTTAAAGAGGCTTCTAGAAAAGAACATCTTTGATAGGGTCTTTGCCGTAGGACCTGCTATAATGATGAAAGTAGTCAGCGATGTAACCAAAACAAAAAATGTTAAGACGATAGTAAGCCTTAACCCAATAATGATCGATGGAACCGGAATGTGTGGCGGCTGTAGGGTTATAGTAGGCGGTGAACCGAAATTTGCCTGTGTTGACGGACCAGACTTTGAGGGACATCTTGTTGATTTCAACCACCTTCTCTCACGCTTAAAGATGTATGAAAAGCAGGAAAAGGAGGTTATGCAGGCAGCTTGAGCACCAGAGTAATCAAAAAGAATAGGGTACCAATGCCTAAGCAAGAGCCATCTGTGAGGATTAGAAACTTTGATGAAGTCGCACTCGGGTACACACCTGAGCAAGCGATGGAAGAGGCAAGTAGATGTTTGCAGTGTAAAGATGCAAAGTGTATTGAAGGATGTCCAGTTGGGGTCGACATTCCCACATTCATCAAATACATCAAGGAAGGAAACTTCCTCGACGCGGTTAAAAAGATTAAGGAGAGGAATAGCCTACCAGCTATATGCGGAAGGGTCTGCCCACAAGAAAATCAGTGTGAAAAACTTTGTGTAATGGGGAGAAGATGGGAGCCTATAGCTATCGGGCGGTTAGAAAGGTTTGCAGCAGATTATGAGCGGCAGAGCGGCTCAAGGTTTGTTGTAGCATCATCCGGAGAAAAGGGCAGAGTTGCCTGTGTCGGTTCTGGTCCTGCAAGTCTCACCTGCGCAGCCGATCTCGCGCTTATGGGTTACGATGTCACTATATTCGAATCTTTACACGTGCCTGGGGGGGTGCTTATGTACGGTATACCCGAATTTAGGCTGCCTAAAAAGGTTGTGCAAGATGAGGTGGAATACGTCAAGTCTCTAGGTGTCAAGATAGTTACTGATGTAATCGTAGGTAAAACAGTGACCATTGACGAGCTCTTCAAAGAAGGGTATCAAGCTGTCTTTATTGGAAGCGGCGCTGGTTTACCAAAGTTCCTTGGCATCCCAGGTGAAAGCTTAAATGGTGTGTATTCTGCTAACGAGTTTCTTATAAGAGTGAATCTGATGAAGGCGTACCTCTTTCCCAAATATCATACCCCTATTTATGTCGGGAAGAGGGTTGCTGTGATCGGTGGGGGGAATGTTGCGATGGATGCTGCGAGGGTTGCTTTAAGGCTGGGTGCAGAGGAAGTCTACGTAGTTTATAGAAGAGTGGAAGCTGAGATGCCCGCAAGAAGAGAAGAAGTTGAAAACGCAAAGGAGGAGGGGGTCAAATTTGTGTTTTACTCAAATCCGATTAGAGTTCTTGGTGAAGGGTGGGTTAAAGGTTTGGAGTGCTTAAGGATGGAACTAGGAGAACCAGATGAGACCGGGAGGAGGAGACCTATCCCGATACCTAACTCAAACTTCATACTTGAATGTGATAGTGTTGTTGTAGCGATAGGTCAAAGCCCCAACCCGCTTATTCCAATGACCACAGAAGGGCTAAAGATCGGTGAACACGGAAATATCATAGTTGACTCCGAAGGTAGAACCTCAAGAAAAGGTGTATTTGCTGGAGGCGATATTACTAGCGGCGAAGCAACTGTTATAGCTGCTATGGGTGCGGGCAAGAGGGCTGCGAAAGCCATAGACCAGTATATTCAGCTAGGCGTCGGATGGTGATGCATCGAGATGTGTTTAGCCATATATGGTCCCTCTAGCTTATACCCAAGTTTCGCGTAGTATTGGCGAACACCTACCGCGCTTGTTATAAGAATCTTATCGCGGTCGAAATCCTCTATAGCAATCTTCTCCGCTTCGTATAAAAGATTCTTGCCGAACCCTTTATGCTGCCAAGCTTCGTCTTTCCTCGTACCTAAAGGTAGCGCCTCCCCATAAACGTGGAGCTCTCTGATCAATGCTGTCCTATGCCCCTTTACTTCAGGTCTATGAGCTTTTTCAGACGGTATGCGTAGCCTCAGGAAGCCGATGAGGGTTTCTGATCTTGGGTGCTCGTAGGAGAGAAAGATCTCCGTGCCTTGAGCTGCTTCATAAACCTCCTTCATCAACCTAACCTCTTCCTCATCTATCTTGAGGTTTTTGAGCCCTACTTCTCTACATCTGATGCATCTGCACCTTGAGCCCCTCCTCGTTAACTCCTGATGCACCAGCTCCCTTAGATTGCCGTGCTTGACCCCTGCGACGATGTGTTCAGCAGGGATCTCTCTCTGGATGCGCATAATCCTAACCCACCTTGGTACGATTTCTTTAACATCTGCGAGCAACTTTACAGCTGTTTCGAGTGGGTAAGGCTCGTATCTGCCAGCAAGATAGAGTTTATGAAGCGCTGTGCCCTCTGTGACTAGAGTAGGGTAGACCTTTACCATGTCGGGCTTAAAACAGGGGTCTTCAAACAGCCTTCTGAATGATTCAAAATCAGCATCAACGCTGGAACCTGGTAGCCCGGGCATCATATGCGCAACTATCTTAAGCCCAGCGTCTCTCGCAAGTTGGAAGGCTTCGATAACGTCTTTGACCGTGTGACCCCGATTCACAAGCTTGTAGATTTCGTCAGATAATGTTTGAACACCTAACTCAACTCTTGTAACACCGTAGCTGAGCATAAGGTCGATCTGCTTCTCTTTACAGTAATCTGGTCTTGTTTCGACCGTGAAGCCGACGTTTCTGATCTTAGCGTGCTCAGCCTCCTTTAGCGCCTCCTCAAGCGTTTCAGAAACTTTGCCGTTTAACGCATCGAAGCAACCCTTAACAAATTTGGTCTGCTCATCTTCTGGTAGAGACGTAAATGTGCCGCCTATGATGATGAGCTCAACCTTCTCCACGCTATGCCCGATCTGCTCAAGCTGCCTCAGCCTAGCCTTAACCTGAAGATAGGGGTCGTAAAGGTTCTCTTTAGCTCTCTTGGATGACGGTTCAAATCCTGTGTAGCTTTGAGGGGTACCCATAGCCACGCCACCAGGGCAGTAGAGGCAGGTGCCGTGTGGGCAGGGGTGGGGTGCGTGCATCACCGCGACAACAGCTATTCCACTAGCTGTCCTTACTGGTTTGATCTTTAGCCCAAGGGTCTTTTTCAGATCATCGGGTAGGGTGTTCAGTAGCTGTTTCAGCCCAATCAGCTTGTTTAACCCGTATCTTTTTGAGATCACCCTTTGGTAGTAGATGAGCCCCTTTTTTGTTAGATTTGGTTCTGAAGATATTATCTGGGCTAGCTCTTTGAGCGCTTTCTCTTGCGCATTCTCCTCATGGGTGGTAGAGTTTTGCTGCAAGATGATCTATTCAGCTCTTCGCTTTATCTGAGCTTCTTGAGCTGCTTAAGTTAAGTTTATCGGTATGCGTAGGAGAAGGATTAGTGTTGAGGAGAGTTGAGCGAGGATATAGAATTTGAGCTGCTTGAGAGCAAGCCTGTGGGAAGCGACACTGTGGTCTTTAGGCTGGAGGATGGTGCCATAGTGAAGATTCGGGTTGATATAGATAGGGCTGGTGTTGCGATCAACTACAAGAACCCAGATGGCTCGCCGCACTATAATATAGCTGTCTCAAATAAGATCATAATAATCCCGCCTAACAAAAGATACCGCCTACCAAAGGAGCACATCCATCCAACGACACAACAAAAAGAAGGGAAGAGTGAACCCTACGGCTAGAAGGCGGCTACAGATGAGCGATACATTAGAAGAGATCTTTAGGCTACAGAAAGAATATGTTTCAACTTGCACATTTGAACGCTATCCTAAGAGCCTGGAGGAGCGTATCTCAGCCCTCTGCACCGCTATAATTCATGAGGCTGTTGAGCTGCAAGATCTGGGAAGGTTACTAGAGTGTCACCCGCCATCATTTAACCGAGGTAACATAACTTTAAGTGACACGTAAACACATATGCTGGGGTGAGCATATATCATATGATGCCTTTCGAAATAGTTTGCGGTAGTTGCGGTGAAACATTATACTGGGGAATGGATCTTATCCCACCTAGGGAAGTTTTAAGGGCAAAGCGGGGTATCTGCTACAACTGTGGCGCTAAACTTTCACTCGACTTCGTACTCGAAGTTATAAAATGTGAGGCATATAAACCACCTATAAAGAGTGTGCTACTTAAGAATAAGGCGCGTGAAGTTGAATAGATAGCCTTAAGAAAGCTTCCTTCAGCACCTCTGCTGATGAACTACGAGCAGACCCTTAGGCTGATGCTTGAGCGGGGCTTCCTTCTGCCTAGCTCAGAGATATATCCAGATGCGTTGGCTGGTTTCTGGGATTACGGGCCGTTGGGTGTCGCGCTGAAGAATAGGTATATCGATGTTTGGCGAAGATACCTTGTAAGACGGGACGGTATGATTGAAATAGATGGCTGCCAAATAATGCCTAAAAGCGTCTTCGTAGCGTCGGGGCACCTAGAAGGGTTTGAGGACCCCATTGTAAGCTGCACAAAATGTAATCTCACGCTTAGAGCTGATAGGCTTATTCAAGAGAAGACAGGCAAGATCGTACCAGAGCGGTTGCCCAACGAGGAACTGGAAGCGTTAATCGCCTCAAATAACATCGTCTGCCCCAGCTGTGGTGCAAGATTGGGGAGCGTACGCAGATTTAACATGATGTTCAGAGTGAATGTAGGCCCCTCAGGCGATGAGGCTTATCTTAGACCAGAAACCTGCCAGAGCATTTTCGTAGACTTCCCAAGGCTCTTTAAGGTTATGCGTTGCAAACTACCCGTGGCCTTTGCGCAATATGGTAAAAGTTTCCGTAACGAGATCTCTCCTAGGCAGAGTCTTATGAGGCTTAGGGAGTTTTATCAGGCTGAGATAGAGGTCTTCTTTAACCCGGCTAAAGCTAATGAATTTGAAAAGTTCGATGAGGTTAAACGTGAGGTTTTGAGGCTGGC
This genomic interval carries:
- the lysS gene encoding lysine--tRNA ligase encodes the protein MKRDVIGRGTWLDKVAYKIIEREKQLGRPLTLLRVESGLGASGIPHVGSLGDAVRAYGVKLALEDQGFRSELIAYSDDFDGLRKVPAGLPKWLESEIGKPVALIQDPFGCHDSYGAHMSGMLLDALDRLSIEYRFQSGAEAYRKGLLNAQIQQILNNAQMIGQYIAETIGQRKFEEVLPYYPLCAKCGRLYVAEAYAYDKERHAVAYRCRGAEIAGRWVEGCGYEGEVDVLAGRGKLSWKGEMAARWAALDIRFEAYGKDIADSVKVNDWVSETVLNYPHPYHIRYELFLDKSGRKISKSVGNVFTPQMWLRYGTPQSLLLLMYKRIVGTRTLSVEDVPNYMDEYDQLEDVYFGVKKLDNPAELRKMRGLYEYVNHLKPPPKPSTHVPYRLLTQLAAVAPREARVEFVLKKLAAYGFVKEADELLKVKIALASNWADDFVKFEPVKLELSLEERKALAEVAEAIRRLEDAQQIQNSVFEAAKRNNLRAPALFKRLYQILILSDHGPRLGPYVVDIGREKAAQLIEEALVEAGGGSKL
- the gltA gene encoding NADPH-dependent glutamate synthase, whose protein sequence is MPKQEPSVRIRNFDEVALGYTPEQAMEEASRCLQCKDAKCIEGCPVGVDIPTFIKYIKEGNFLDAVKKIKERNSLPAICGRVCPQENQCEKLCVMGRRWEPIAIGRLERFAADYERQSGSRFVVASSGEKGRVACVGSGPASLTCAADLALMGYDVTIFESLHVPGGVLMYGIPEFRLPKKVVQDEVEYVKSLGVKIVTDVIVGKTVTIDELFKEGYQAVFIGSGAGLPKFLGIPGESLNGVYSANEFLIRVNLMKAYLFPKYHTPIYVGKRVAVIGGGNVAMDAARVALRLGAEEVYVVYRRVEAEMPARREEVENAKEEGVKFVFYSNPIRVLGEGWVKGLECLRMELGEPDETGRRRPIPIPNSNFILECDSVVVAIGQSPNPLIPMTTEGLKIGEHGNIIVDSEGRTSRKGVFAGGDITSGEATVIAAMGAGKRAAKAIDQYIQLGVGW
- a CDS encoding site-specific DNA-methyltransferase, which produces MVKSGSSLPKRGLFLNTPRENAKLLHPAAFPESLVKEFIEFFTKRGQLVLDPFLGTGSTLIACIESERSGIGIEVVKKWAEIAEMRVKNLLSQRKGSEFLLSSMGLTPEKLLIKVIHGDSRRLSEIWKENNFPPVDYCITSPPYWNQLKRDYLRQKGRKERGFETKYSEDSNDIGNIDDYNEFLKALKQIFNEVYKVTKNGGYLTVITNNVFYNERLYPLAFDTLKILSEEPYAWVPKDEKIWLQDDKPLLPLGIYNVWIGNRAHQYCLIFRKEVV
- a CDS encoding tRNA uridine(34) 5-carboxymethylaminomethyl modification radical SAM/GNAT enzyme Elp3; translation: MQQNSTTHEENAQEKALKELAQIISSEPNLTKKGLIYYQRVISKRYGLNKLIGLKQLLNTLPDDLKKTLGLKIKPVRTASGIAVVAVMHAPHPCPHGTCLYCPGGVAMGTPQSYTGFEPSSKRAKENLYDPYLQVKARLRQLEQIGHSVEKVELIIIGGTFTSLPEDEQTKFVKGCFDALNGKVSETLEEALKEAEHAKIRNVGFTVETRPDYCKEKQIDLMLSYGVTRVELGVQTLSDEIYKLVNRGHTVKDVIEAFQLARDAGLKIVAHMMPGLPGSSVDADFESFRRLFEDPCFKPDMVKVYPTLVTEGTALHKLYLAGRYEPYPLETAVKLLADVKEIVPRWVRIMRIQREIPAEHIVAGVKHGNLRELVHQELTRRGSRCRCIRCREVGLKNLKIDEEEVRLMKEVYEAAQGTEIFLSYEHPRSETLIGFLRLRIPSEKAHRPEVKGHRTALIRELHVYGEALPLGTRKDEAWQHKGFGKNLLYEAEKIAIEDFDRDKILITSAVGVRQYYAKLGYKLEGPYMAKHISMHHHPTPS
- a CDS encoding sulfide/dihydroorotate dehydrogenase-like FAD/NAD-binding protein — protein: MVVYNPLVARKFKPGQFVIVRVCEEGERIPLTIADADDESITIVFQEVGKTTKMLGQLNVGDRILNLLGPLGRPTHIENYGHVCCIGGGVGVAALYPVAKALKEAGNRVTSIIGAKTKDLIIFEDEMRRVSDELYITTDDGSKGEKGFVTDVLKRLLEKNIFDRVFAVGPAIMMKVVSDVTKTKNVKTIVSLNPIMIDGTGMCGGCRVIVGGEPKFACVDGPDFEGHLVDFNHLLSRLKMYEKQEKEVMQAA